From Cucumis melo cultivar AY chromosome 3, USDA_Cmelo_AY_1.0, whole genome shotgun sequence:
TTaacaatatttattattattaaaattcaatttaaaatcTTACTTCAATATTATTCtaaatcaaatttttttaatcatgaaaaattaaaaataaacaagaaaaaattaaaagaaagaaaacgaCGAACAAAAAGTTTCTATTTTAGTTTATGTACTTCAATTAATTTAAGTTTGTACGAGCATTCCTTTATAAAActtgtaaatatatttttgtagTATCTTTTGTTAGCAAAAAATTGTTAATAGTATTCAACTAAAATTgatcaaatttaattttaaaatactaaAGATAATTATTCTAAgttacaaaattattaaaatttatataaatatggccaaatttcaaattttactttttactaATGATACCATAGATTAGATTTAGATTGTAATAGATTCGGATAAACATCTAACTATTAGTATTTGTGTCTATCACTTTATTcatatataaaaactaaaattttactatatttgtaaataagttTTGGTTAGTTCAAAAACATGCTATTAAATGGtaagatttatttaaaatagagTGATTAGGAacaaaaggaaataataagAAGTAAGAAGGAAAATTTGGGGaagaaaacataataaaaacatatttctTTTTAAGACAAAAACGCAGAAGGCAGGGGAGATCCACAAAAACAGTTGTGTTTTGGTTTTGGCATATGGATGAATGATGTCGGATTGAAATTGCGCAACCAAGCAGATGTTGGCCCAATCGCTTTACTGTTCAAATTCTCTCCGTAAGAAGAAGTTTCTTACAATCAATCCTCCCTATTGGGGATGATTATTGTAAAAGCCTGCAAAATCAAGACCGTTGAACGTGCACAAAATTCCATCTTTTTTTccctcttctcttcttcttcttcttcttcttcttcttcttcttcttcttcttcttcttcttcttcttctgctttCCATTTCATTTCTCAAAAAGCTTCCAACAATGAAGCCACTCTTCAACTGAAAGTAACACCCACGATCTGTTTTTCCCTGTTTTTCCCATATGGGTCGCcctttctattcttttttttcttccttatggatcaccttcttcttcttcttcacatctTTCATGTGTCTTTTCGTTACTGCTGATGATCCCGATAGATTAACTCCAATCAACCACGATCTTTATCATTCTAGGTGGGTAATTCTCTGATTCGGATTGCTTTACTTCTTTTTGTTAATTACCATGGATGAGATTAAGTGCAAAGTATAATTTTCTGGTTACTATCCTAAcggttgttcttcttcttcttctctctttggAATTTGGGTATTTAATCATATAACTGATGCTCATTCTCTGTTGTAATTTTGGTTTTAGAAATTTGATGTAGTGGCTAGATATGTGTGTATTTGACTTTCCCAATTCTGGAAAAAGGGTAAGTTTGATTTTATGGCCATATTTTGTGCGCCTCTGTTTTATAGAGTTTGATACAACTCGATCCAAGTTTTGGAGATTTTCACAGTAGGGTCTTTATCTTTTTGGATATGAACTTTGGAGTCATTTGGTTTGAATACTTTCAATACCTGAAACTTCCCAATTTGTTGGGTGATTGGATCTTGCAGTGTTGATTTGATGAAGGAGATAGAAGCTTTGGTCCATCGACACCCAGATAAGCTGACTGTATGTTCTTGTTGTTGGTTCTCCTTTATTGAGGCTTGATGCTTTTGGTTTGGTTACTTACTTTCAATATTTATGCAGATAGAGACAATGAAGTCCAAAAATAAGGGCTATGCTGCAGAGATTCCAGTTGTTACATATCGCCGTGGAAGGAATAACATTGATGACACCTCAAAATTCCGGATACTTCTTgtaagttttgtgtttaattgTGTACTCATTTGGCCTTCTAGGATTTTATTCCCTTGATGTTATTTTTAGACTGATGCATTATCCATGTTGAAAGTGAAAGCAGCAAAAGCTTCTTGATCTAAACAAAAATGGGATTTATTtagattaaattttttttttctgtctttctttctttatttttcctctCCTTAACGATTAAGGGAACATATCATCTCAGATTGGCAATTGCTGGTGTTCTTGACAGATGATTACTCCTTGTCTTCCAGAGTTTTGGACAGCATGGAAGGGAGCTCATAACAACAGAAGTTGCACTAAGAATTCTCTTAATCTTGAGTGAAGAACATTTGTTGCCCCACATGGATCGAGCTTCCTTAAACAACACACTTGATAAGCTTGTCATTAAGGTATGCGTGGAGGCTGCAACTTTTTATATTGATATGTGGCATAcatttcatcatcttcttctttcatcttcttcaacaCCTACTAGGTTTTCGAACCCATAACCTAAGGGTTGGACCAAATTTTAATCCAAACTCTTAACCATTAAGCTACCAAACCGTTGGGTTTCCAGCTAGCcccttcctttctttttatgtaGCAATGAAGTTCGTGCAGTTAACCCTATAGAGCCCAGttttttctgttcttttttctttcaaactaGAGAAAAACTTGTCTCTTTTCGttgaataaatgaaaaagaTTAATGTTAAGCGGAGGAACTAACAAAGGGAGACAAAAAACTTGTAAAATAAATCTATGCTTTTAACTGATATTGGTGCTTCGATCTTAAATCACAAGATACTGTATGCATAAATAATGTGCTTGCTTATGTATGTTGTCAGGTGGTGCCAATGGAAAACTTAAATGGGCGAAGGCTTGTCGAGGGTGGGGATTTATGTGAAAGAAGAAATGGTAATGCCGAGGATTTAATCCATTATATAGTCACGGAAAGTCCCTAAGGTAGATATTGACATGCCTGAGTTTGTCTTCTATGACAGGGAGAGGTGTTGATTTGAACAGGAATTGGAGTGTCGATTGGGGTAAAAAGGAAAAGGTTGGTATCTATCTTCTGATTTTCATTGAAATAATTTGACAAGGTTTTGATATAGTTGACTGAGTTATAAGTTCCTACTGAGAAGCCAAGGAGAAATCATCATATTCATTTTTTGAAACAAGGGTTTTTCTTATGAGGTTCTATGGATGTTTGTGTGGCTTTTGTGAATTATAATTGTTGTGATACTCTTCTATTCCAAGCATTTTAGTCATTCGCCTCCCTATTGCAGGATTATGATCCTTATGAGGAAAATCCTGGATTTGCACCTTTCAGCGAACCCGAAACTCAAATTATGCGAAAAATTGCCTTAAGATTTGATCCACATATATGGGTCAATGTGCACTCTGGAATGGAGGTAAGAAACATACCAATGGTATTCGTATTTGCCCGAGTCTGAGGTGCTAAGACAACAAGAATTAGTTATTAACCTGGATTATGATAGGCTTCATTATCTGGTCAGTGTGGATTTGATCTTTTCCCATATGACTCGTTCCCTTGAAGCAAAATTGATCGTGCTACTTTTTCACAATCTCTCCCTTTGCTTTCAATCTTATAGCGCTTGGGAGAACACTGGAGTAGCTACATCTAACTATTTTCTTCTAAACCTGGATTATGATTAGTGAAAATTTTAATGAATACAGACTAGAGTTGCTTTTCACCATTATTAAAACCCAGAATAAATTGTGTTTTACTTCCTTCTCTGTTAAAATCACAGCTAGCAATGTGATTGGTTCAGTTGACTGATGAAACTGTACTTAAAAATTCCATGACATAAATATGGTTAAGTTACAAGAGCATTCAAGTTTGTGTCGAAAAGATATCTGAACTTTGAAAATGTTTAACAAGCATCCAATAtttcaattttgtgtttaataGATACCTGACATATTCAGCTTTCTCTCCCTCTTTCGAATTTGTTATTATCACTGGATACAGATTTCTGAATCAtgtttatgaaaaagaaaatcataacaaaatctaaaagggAATCGTATTACTGTTATTTAGTAAcaccttttttttctctctctgcTCTGTTTATTTGCTGAACTAAAAGCTGAGGTTTTCCTATGCTCATTTTATATAACTTGCTAGTTTTGATTGTTACTTCTTTAGGCTTTATTCATGCCTTATGACCACAAAAACACAACTCCTGACGGTGAAATTGCTCAACAAATGAAACTTCTGCTTGAAGAGCTGAATCATCTCCATTGCCACAGCCGCTGCATGATAGGATCTGGCGGAGGTTCTGTCGGGTTAGTTCACTTCTTTGTTGCGATTCTAACTACAATATGATAGCAGTTTACCATTTTTACACCTgttttatatgtttttaaatgaatcttcatttttcattcttcgatatttgttataatatagACAAATGGGTAATGTTTTGATGCAACTCGTACTACTCCCATCTCTAAGCATTCCTTCAAGAATCAAAGATCAGTTTAGCTCGGAAAATACCCAAGTATTTTTCTGGACAAATATTGGACAATTTATCAGATTAGCCCATCTTCTTAGGTACCTACCAGTTACATTGTGTCAAATCAACCAATTTTTGCAAAAGATGTACCACTTTTAGTTAAGAAAGGTAGGATTGACCTTTTAAAATACAGTTAAAGGTAGGGATTTTGAATCACAACTAGAAGTTCAGGAATGTAGGGAGGACTTTTAACGTTTTAGGGGGAAAAATAATTTATGCTCTAAAACGTTCAAAATTACAACTCTAGATGAATAGTTATATCTTGatcaatttaaaccttaatTAATAACTATACTCACTCAATTTTATTGAAATTCAAACGAAAATCATCTGAAACTCTTCTTCaaaatttttgttcttttaattGAATCCCTTAATTGCTCTTGCTATACCATCCTTGATGTGCAATTGGGACTGAACTTTTTCCTGCATAATTATTGTTGTCTTAAGGTATCTGGCACATGGGACAGCCACAGATTTCATGTTTGACAAGGCTCGAGTTCCTATGGCTTTCACATTTGAGGTTCGTCAAACAAGAACTGCAATGTAACTTTCATAAAATAATCTTAGTTTTTGGTCTTAAAATAAGTCTCTCTTCTTCATTTGATTATATCAGATATATGGAGACGAAGCTGCCTCATCAAAAGACTGCTTTAGAATGTTCAATCCCACGGATCCCAATACCTTCAACGTATGCAACTATCTTTTCTTGTCATATTGACCAATTGATGCCCATGGAAATCCTTAGGCTGAATTCGTTTTTCATCTTTGTTTTCAGAGGGTGCTTAGCGATTGGTCTGCTgcattttttacaatatttaagATGGGTCCCGAGTATCTTGACGAAACTGAGTTCCATCCAAAGAGCAACGTAGACAAGCTGGTGTCCATTGATGAATATCTTGAAGGTTACTTGATTGAGAGAAGTAGCAGATATGGAAAGAAGAGGGAGGTGTTTGACCTAGGGATGCAAGAGATGAGAACTTATTTTAGGCTATTTTTGTTGTCATCAGTTTTATTGATGTTCATGTTTTGTTCTAGAATTTCTAAAAACAAGTTCACCAGACCACTTGTTTCTGCCATTTCCATTTGAGAATATGTTTAGTTTCTGAACTCCACATGTCTAGTGCCATATTTTATTCAAAAAGAGTTATTATAGATGATCTCATATTTGTAAGGTCAGTGAGTTACTATTTAACCAAGTATCAAAGTTACATTTGTATGGTTTTCTCCACCTTCTCCCTTAGCATTGCAACCTATCAACCTACAATcaaagtttctttcttttaactATACAGAAACATTGGCTAATTTAGCGCAAAACTAacaagaatgaaaagaaaacatGCATTGAGGTGAGGTCCTTGGATCAATTATTTCTTCTGCATTTTACCGTATAACTAAGAATGGTGAATGTTATAAACAATAATACAAGAATGATCAACAGATGGGGATTTGCCTGGTTTTTCTAAGATCCATCATCTGGTGGTCGGGTGGGGTGGTTCGGATCTGTATCATTTCAGGGGGAAAAAGGAGGGGCGAGCATTGAGAGTTTTACTTAAGAAATGCTACTTTCTGCTGGTATAGTGCCATACTATTTGTGTAACATCAAACCTTACTCCAAATCATGAGGGTATGTTTCAGTTTGAATTGGCAATTCCTGCAAAACCATTCCAGGGGAGATATAAAACATTAGTCATGAGTCGGTGAAACAGTGTACATAAAATTATGAACATCAATTCATATTTCAACACATGGATTAAGAAATTGTTGACTTTGATGCCAATTTATCAAGAAAGTGCGCTACAGATTCTGGTACCAATTCTTTGAAACTGCCAAAAGCATCACATCTTAAGGCCTTTAGTGCGTACCTAtgtattggttggttcaaatcATGCAAATCCAAGGTGCATGGTTGCATGATCGAGCGGGCAACTACAAGCTTAGTGTACGCTTCATGTATCTGAGGGCAGATCGCAACATGGCTCTAGCCTTTCCATCAGGAGTACATCCAGACAAAATCATCTCTTCATACACAGCCGGAACCTGGAACTCAAATAATGCACTTTCTAGTTAATAGTTATATACAAAAAGACGTTTAAGTAGGCTCAAATGTAATGAATAGTCAGAGATCATATTTGCCAAATAAGCAAAATATATGCATAAAATAACATGACCAAATTATGAAAAACAAGCTGGAGGGTCATGTTCTTCTACCTTGTCAAATTTGTCAACACGAATCAAAGCTTTCATAAGTGTTGTATATGTGACAACATCAGGCTTCACATCCTGCAGTTGTACGACCAAATGAGTTCGGGTGATGAATGGAAAAGCTTTATTCTTGATTTGAGAACGGAAAAATGCAGAAGTTATTGAAATACACTACACTTACATTTTCCTTCATGTATTGCAAGATTGAAAAGGCTTCCATGTCTCTCCTATCTTCGCCAAATGCATTGATCAATGAATTAAGAGCCAAGAGACTGGGCCTTAATCCATCTGATAtcataactctatatgcatttaCTGCCTGCTCTGACAAACCCTGCCAAATGATAAAGTGGAAGAACACTAAATGCATATTCAAGAACAATTTGAAATGTATATTCGGATGCATAAACTTATGACTATAACCATGATTAGAGAGGCAAATCTGGTGATCGGCCAATTACAGATGAGCCCATTCATACAAAAATATTACTCAGAACTATTGGCTCCAAATCGTATGGTAAACTTGTTTCTGCTCCCAATAACTATAGCCAataacaaaacagaaaaaaatataggcaaCCTTTAAAAATATcacaaaagtaaaaaatatgtagctCACGTGCCAAGTTAATTGAGAAAGAGGATACAATGCAACTTTCGCTAAATGTAAAGATTACTGCTATTTAATTACATATTCAATCTGTTTATCAAGACGTGAAGCACAAATGGAAACCAAAAGAAACATCTTACAATATTCCAGTACAATTGTGCATCATCAATTTTCTCAACTTCGCATTGAGTCTGATGATTGGCAGTATCatgttttttttagaaaagaaaaatgaattgatAAAATGAAATAGGGCGATTAGCAGTATCATGTTGTCAAGCAATGATATTATGTATGATATTATTTTGTTCCAAAATTTTCCATCCATTTGTAATACATATCAGCAATAGAGAAAAAAGTATGAATAAATAACATAATACATGGCAATATATTCCAACAGCAAATATCTTTTTATTTGAATTAgaacatataattatcaatttttcagagaataaaatttataacaaaCGATTTGCGAGATGAAATGTGGGAAGGATGACATACTCTTTGAGCAAAGGCATTGATTAAGGCATTATACATTGTCGCGGAGGGTTTCAACCCAGCAGACTTCATGGCCTCCAAGCAGTCAATTGCATCGTTAAACCTCCCTGAATGTCCATATATATCAACAAGTGTAGTGTATGTTACCACATTGGGAAGTAACCCCTGACTCTGCATCTTTCCTAACAAGATTTTCACCTCGTCCCACTTTTCCTGCTCGCCCAATGAGTTGATCATAATATTGTATGTTGTGGGGCAAGGTAAATAACCACGCTCCTGCATTTCCTCGAACAATTCTGCAGCCCTGTCGTGGTATCCGTGCTTACGATGACAATCTATAAGTGTGTTCCAAGTAACAACATCTGGTTCAATCCCCTCAGAGAGCATCCGGTCATATGTTTCCATCGCATGATCAAGGCAATTGAACTTCCCGAAAGTATCAATCATGACGTTGTAAAAATGCCTATCGGGTTTGACATTACTGTTCTTCATTTCCCTCAAAACTTCAAATGTTTTCTGCCATTCGCCACGGTCTCGATAACTAGCTAAAATCCTACTAAAAATAAAGGTATTTGGCTGTACATTTCTAGCTTCCATTTGTTTCAACAGATGCCTAGCACTTTCCCATCTGCCCACATTTGCATAAGCATCAACGAGAAGACCATATGTGTGCTCGTCCGGTGATAATCCACTCTTTTCCATCTCTGAAACAATAGATTCTGCTTCTTTAAGAGAACCCTTTCTAGCATAACCTTTAAGAAGTGCATTGAAAGCCTTAATTCTTGGTTTCAATCCACCTTCTTTCATTTCCTCAAATATAGCCTCGGCTTCCTCTGTCCGTCCATGATTTCCCAATGCAGAAATAACCGCAACGAACGTAGAAGTTTTGGGGTTTAAACCACTCGCCTGTACCATGGACAAGAAATACAGAGCTCGGTTGGGATCTCCAGCTTTCGCAAAGCCCAATATGATATCATTAAGGAGCAGCCCATCGAGCTCAATTTTATCAGACTCAATCTCTTCGTAAAGCTTTTGCAAGATTGGGATATCAATCTTATTCGTGCGGGTAAGCGACTGAATTATCAAACTATAGTTGACAAAATCAGATTGGAAACCATCCTGTCGCATCCTAGACATCAAATTTAGAGCCTTCTCCAAATCATTATTGCGAGCACAAGCACCAATGAGAGCATTATACGTTAAGGGCGTTAGGGTTTGCTTCTGGGAGAGAATAAAAGCTTCATAGAGCTTCTCAGAGCGGCCAAGTGCATGAATGAGAATCGAGTAAAGCAATTCATAAGAGAAACACAAATTATGCTTCTGAAGCCACGAAACCACCGCATAACCTAGCCCAatcgaagaggaagaagagCAAAGAGACTTAAGCAGAGAGTGCCAGAGAGGCGCCGGGACGGCCCTGTAGGCCTCAGCAAGCTGAAACTCGGTGGGGTCGAGGGAGGTCGGAGAAGCTGTATCAGAGTCAGAACCAGAGTTCAAAGTAAAGTCAAATTCCACTTCCGAATCGGTATCGGAATCGGACTTGGGATAGGCCGAAGACCGGGAAAGGAAGTCGAGGAGAGGAGTGAAGTCGTATCGGCGACTCTGAAGGGAAACTGGGTCGTCTTCGAAAACGTCGAACTCGAGGTTGTCGGATGAAGTGTAACAAGTGACAACGGAGGAGGAGGTGGCTGCAGCGGCGGCGGAGATGAAGGAAAATGAGAGATGGGTTGTTGTAATATGGGGGTTGTGGTGGTGGAGGAAGACGGCGGGAGAAGATAAATGAGTTGCAGGAAAGCGAGTGGAGAGTGGCAATGGTGAAAGAAGAAGCATGTTATCGGATAATTGAATTTGGTTAATCGGAAAATTTGCAATGGCAACGGCGCCTTCTCAAGGCAGTGGAAATGAAGGCTCGATTACTCCTGCCGCCGGCAAAGTAAGTCTGGGAACGGATTGATAATACATGGCATAGAGTTTATTATCTTAAACGTCGTCGTTACGTAACATATGATATACATATCCTCGTAgattgcaatatttatttccacACTCAtagatattttttataaaaatataatgatTTTTAAATTCTTGGTCTAATGGGTAGACTTGCAaccaatttaataatatttttaattagtgtgctattttatttttgtttgttgaaATCTAGATAGATAATCAAATTATGTAATTTAAATGGTTGTTGCATAGCAACGATAGAATTTGGTTTTACCCTCGTGTTcttttgtataaaaaaaatgtgtttatAGTAAAAACTCAGTCGTTATAGTCAACGGACCAGTGaaaaactattttgttttaattgaAAGTGTTTAGTCATTTCCCACAATActgaaaaaattgaatatttctaTTATTCGATCTCAAAACATGGTTGTAAATAGTTTTGCTTTATGGAGGATGTCTATAATATGTTCTCGTTTATGGTCAACTACTATTTCTTTAATGGTTTGTTTATCTTATTGATAAGGATAAATCAACTTTTGTCTCCGTGataattttatactttttaatatttttgatCAATTGATTTATTCATCTTATAAACTTTAGTTTATATCattgaatgaaagaagaaaatgc
This genomic window contains:
- the LOC103502627 gene encoding metallocarboxypeptidase A-like protein ARB_03789 isoform X1: MGRPFYSFFSSLWITFFFFFTSFMCLFVTADDPDRLTPINHDLYHSSVDLMKEIEALVHRHPDKLTIETMKSKNKGYAAEIPVVTYRRGRNNIDDTSKFRILLSFGQHGRELITTEVALRILLILSEEHLLPHMDRASLNNTLDKLVIKVVPMENLNGRRLVEGGDLCERRNGRGVDLNRNWSVDWGKKEKDYDPYEENPGFAPFSEPETQIMRKIALRFDPHIWVNVHSGMEALFMPYDHKNTTPDGEIAQQMKLLLEELNHLHCHSRCMIGSGGGSVGYLAHGTATDFMFDKARVPMAFTFEIYGDEAASSKDCFRMFNPTDPNTFNRVLSDWSAAFFTIFKMGPEYLDETEFHPKSNVDKLVSIDEYLEGYLIERSSRYGKKREVFDLGMQEMRTYFRLFLLSSVLLMFMFCSRISKNKFTRPLVSAISI
- the LOC103502627 gene encoding inactive metallocarboxypeptidase ecm14 isoform X2 produces the protein MKEIEALVHRHPDKLTIETMKSKNKGYAAEIPVVTYRRGRNNIDDTSKFRILLSFGQHGRELITTEVALRILLILSEEHLLPHMDRASLNNTLDKLVIKVVPMENLNGRRLVEGGDLCERRNGRGVDLNRNWSVDWGKKEKDYDPYEENPGFAPFSEPETQIMRKIALRFDPHIWVNVHSGMEALFMPYDHKNTTPDGEIAQQMKLLLEELNHLHCHSRCMIGSGGGSVGYLAHGTATDFMFDKARVPMAFTFEIYGDEAASSKDCFRMFNPTDPNTFNRVLSDWSAAFFTIFKMGPEYLDETEFHPKSNVDKLVSIDEYLEGYLIERSSRYGKKREVFDLGMQEMRTYFRLFLLSSVLLMFMFCSRISKNKFTRPLVSAISI
- the LOC103502629 gene encoding pentatricopeptide repeat-containing protein At5g42310, chloroplastic; translation: MLLLSPLPLSTRFPATHLSSPAVFLHHHNPHITTTHLSFSFISAAAAATSSSVVTCYTSSDNLEFDVFEDDPVSLQSRRYDFTPLLDFLSRSSAYPKSDSDTDSEVEFDFTLNSGSDSDTASPTSLDPTEFQLAEAYRAVPAPLWHSLLKSLCSSSSSIGLGYAVVSWLQKHNLCFSYELLYSILIHALGRSEKLYEAFILSQKQTLTPLTYNALIGACARNNDLEKALNLMSRMRQDGFQSDFVNYSLIIQSLTRTNKIDIPILQKLYEEIESDKIELDGLLLNDIILGFAKAGDPNRALYFLSMVQASGLNPKTSTFVAVISALGNHGRTEEAEAIFEEMKEGGLKPRIKAFNALLKGYARKGSLKEAESIVSEMEKSGLSPDEHTYGLLVDAYANVGRWESARHLLKQMEARNVQPNTFIFSRILASYRDRGEWQKTFEVLREMKNSNVKPDRHFYNVMIDTFGKFNCLDHAMETYDRMLSEGIEPDVVTWNTLIDCHRKHGYHDRAAELFEEMQERGYLPCPTTYNIMINSLGEQEKWDEVKILLGKMQSQGLLPNVVTYTTLVDIYGHSGRFNDAIDCLEAMKSAGLKPSATMYNALINAFAQRGLSEQAVNAYRVMISDGLRPSLLALNSLINAFGEDRRDMEAFSILQYMKENDVKPDVVTYTTLMKALIRVDKFDKVPAVYEEMILSGCTPDGKARAMLRSALRYMKRTLSL